From Pseudodesulfovibrio nedwellii:
TCCCAGTACCGAACCGAGTGCGAAGTGGCACCAGTAGGTGAACCGTTTGCAGAAGCTGTATGAGGCGGACATGATCAGGGCAACCGGCGACAGTTTGAGGCACAGAGGATTCATCATGGCGCAGGCAACGATGAAGACCACGGCGGTTCCCACAATGAACATCAAGGTGAAGGCCGTTGAGAGTTCGCCTGTAACCAGTTCTCGTTTCTGAGTGCGTGGATTTTCGCGGTCGATGTCGAGGTCCGCATATCTGTTGAAGGCCATGGCGAATGAGCGGACTGCGACCATGGCCACTGTCAGCACAACCAGATTGTAGAATCCCGGCCAGCCGTCTGCGGCCAGAAATGCGCCCATATATGCAAAAGGCAGGGCAAAGATCGAGTGTTCAATTTTGATCATCCGGCACACCGTGCCGAGGTCTTTGACGAGTTTCATGTGGTGCCTGTTTTTTATTATTAATACCTGTTTATCAGCGTTGCCCCGATGATGAGGAGGAAAACGC
This genomic window contains:
- a CDS encoding UbiA-like polyprenyltransferase, coding for MKLVKDLGTVCRMIKIEHSIFALPFAYMGAFLAADGWPGFYNLVVLTVAMVAVRSFAMAFNRYADLDIDRENPRTQKRELVTGELSTAFTLMFIVGTAVVFIVACAMMNPLCLKLSPVALIMSASYSFCKRFTYWCHFALGSVLGLAPVAGWLCVEPTVTLPAVLLFCGVTMWVAGFDLLYACQDADFDRKRNLFSIPARLGVPAALGISTLSHATTAAFFLLAGWAAGLGVIYFITASAMGLILMAEHLLVKPDDMSRVNVAFFTMNGIISVALFAGTVIDLIARS